From the genome of Aspergillus oryzae RIB40 DNA, chromosome 4:
TTGGGATATACGGAGCTgaaaaagggggaaagggacTGCTTCTTCTTTATATGCCTGTCTCCGAATGCTCTTCGGTCCATTGAGCAAAAGTGACCGAAAGTGCCCGACTTGGGACAATTATGCATCTAAACTTTCGGCGTACGGAAGACATCAAATTGTCGCGGATAACTTACTGTCCTTAGGATCGAGAGGACGACGAAATACACAAATAATAAGAGTTACGACACCATTAGTCAAGGTGAATTCTCATTTAGTCGCTAGGAATTTCGGTTACTACAGCCAATCATAATCCTTCCGACTGGCGATATGCCCAAATCTGCTGGGTTTCTTGAGATAGTGATCGATGCTGTGGGTCCCAATTTCGCCGCCCCGAAAGCTAAGACCACTGGGAGAGTCCTAAATTACCACTAGTCATGGATCAAGACTGACTCAAGGCTGTCAGATTCAATCAAGCTTTTCCTGTGTCGCATTTGTATGTTCGTGGTCCCCGCTTACTACCCCTCGCTTGAAGTCTTCCCAAATTCTCCCCACTTGGACTCTCCTGAAATCTGAAATCATTCATGTCACTACTGTTTCCCCCTCTATCGCACCAGGAGCCTGACCAGTGGCCCTTGTGAACTCCTCTGTGGCCACAGTACCATCATTCCATACAGTTGAtttcgtcatcttcttctacaTTATGTCTCAGTATCAATTCTTGTCACTGGCTACCAAGCCAAACGCTCAGCTCTGCTACAGCTTCCAACCGGCAGTGGGCACAGTTGATCACGTATTAGTCGTGTTTGTCAATGGCCTCGGACTACCACAAACCTCATGGGAGGGTGTCATTGCGCGCCTGCAGGCACAGCCTCCCGCCCCAGGCCTGCCCGCCATGTTGACCTATGACCGGTATGGCCAGGGCCAGACGACTGACCGTGATCCTGGTGACATCACCGCCGAGGACCCCATGCACGGTCATGATACTTTGACAGTAGTCCGTGACCTGCATCAATTGCTCACACAAATCGCATCGGAGAAAATGGGTATATCCGATCTTAGCCGTCTGCCGCTCGTGTTGGTCTCTAACTCGATTGGAGGCGCGCTGGCACGGCTCTATGCTCAAGAATACCCCGGTACTGTCGcaggtcttctttttcttgacaGCGTGCTCGCAAATTCCGACTTTGTCTCCATCTATCCCGATCCAGATGCACCAGGCTTCGATCCGACCAGCTTGCCGGAAGGGGTGACGGTGGATTCTATCCGTGCCGCTCGGGCATATATGCAACGGGTATTTCACCCCAGCAATGGGAGTCGTGAAGGACTCAGTCGAAAGAACCTGGCGCAACTCTTACCGGACAGCGATGGGCCCAAGTTGCAGGGTCCGGATGGTCGTGGTCCCTGGGTTACCGTCGTCGGTCATGAGTTCGAGGCGTTCAAGGTTGAATTCGAGCAGATGAGCGGTGCGCTCCCGAGACTCACGGAGGTCTACATGAATCCTTACTGGCATCGTTTCAATCAAGGGTTGGCCAAGCTCACCGAGCCGGATCGCAGCAAGGGCCCTCTCCTGGCCCCGGGGGCCGGTCACTTTGTCCAGAGGGACAATCCGGAGTTTGTCTTTAATGAACTGCGTGGTATTCTAGATAGGGTCCTTTGAGATGCGACAGACGCATGTGGCTTTGtacggaggaggaaatgaaaCAGATTGGTTTTGATCCTTGTCTATATTTTACTCTGTTAAGTTCAACTCGCCCCTAACCGACGATTACTTCACATCCTGGAGCCGGACATGTTTGTAAACCCGTCCTTTCCTCGCCCGCCATATTCGGACGAGACTCGATCATTCTAGTCAAGGAAACCGTAAGCGTAACCAAACTGGTTACGCTATTTCTGCAGTGACGTGTAGTAAACCCGCTTAGCTGTTACATATCAATAACCAGATATATGCTCGCGGCAGGACCCGGTGTAAAGATTTTGCCTGGTCTTCCTGCTAATGAGTGGGGGTTTGCGCGCTGTTGAATAGCTTGATATTCATCTATAGTTATAGTTATTGCAGAAGGTGGTAATTTAGAGCTTGAACTCAAGTCTTGAAAGGCCTGTTTAATTCCTCGTAGCCTTAAATTGTCGCATGCCTAGTGAATCTTTGTTGCATGTATTGTAGACCCGGGCCTTGCATGATCAGCTattccttcatcttctcaacTATCGAAGAATGCCCAATTTGCTGCCGCCTTCACTAGTGTTcgtagaagatgaaaagcTAAAACTGTTTCGTTGCACGTATAGTACGCCGAAAGGTAATGTTGGCGCCTCTTACATCAATCAAAGGTTACCTCAGTGCTCTAGTCGCCTACCTGTTAACCGACCATACTAAACTCTCATGGTGGAGCTATCTGCACCGTCTCTCATTCCTACTTTTACTACTTGGCTACTACTTGTGAAACCTGGTtggaaaaaataaaatagatcCAGAACACCTCCATGTATTGTTATAGTTCAAATACTGTTCTTGAAAAAAGAACTGTCCTCTATTGGTGTTTACCCCCGTTTTATACCAACGATAATTGAAAGAAAGCGGAACGATAAACTTAGGGCATATTTTGATAGCTGAACAGGAAGGAAAGTCTGGTTCGATTAGTGCTAAACACACAGAATGTCATAGAGCATGGGCCACAGGAACCCTCTACACCAACAGAAATCTAACCCCAATGTCGATTACGCGTAGTGACAACCAAGATCAGTCTCAGCGGCGCGGATCAAATGACTCCTGTTCATTCCACGACCCAGAGCTTCTTTGTCGAGCAGTTCTCGATAAGCACTCTTCGCCACGTTGCTTGCTTCCGGTATTGGGGTATCTAAATAGGGGTATTGTAACGTAAACGATGAGCTGCACCAGTCTGGGACATTCCTTCATCAGTTAGTTGAATGGCTTTTGAGAGAACCAAGTGTCCCTTTTAGGTCAATCTTTATATTGGGGAAATGAGGGGGACGTCGGGCTTGTAGTGAAGTCCCTACCTTGCCCTAACGCTAATACTATTAGCGCAATTCGACTGCTCTTCAGGTTCCATAGAACACACCTCCGTATATATACTCCATACTACTAGAGCTGTGTACTACTTAAGCGATCTTATATCCTAAGCCACAAAGCCTCAGATCAGTGGAATCAAAGCCTTAATTTCCATCCCTATTAGTAGAGGACAAAGGATTAGGCGCGCTAGGCCTGAAACGCGGCCTAGAGCGTGTTGTCAACAAAGAACTATAAATAGCGGTGCTATAGGGGGATGAAAATCTTGTTAATTTGAGGATATTTATTATGGACGTGTCAAAATAGAAAGCTTAGTCCCTCATAAATCAAGTGTCGCGTCAGTTGAGTTGCTTCGTGACACGCCGACGACATCCAGAATTCCGCCTGTCAGAGAATACTCCCCTTATTTGCCAAACAAATACTACATAATACATCCCCAAACCCAACGATGGTTCAAATTCAGGATCTCCCCATCGAGGTCCTGTCTCGttgtctctctttcattAAGTGGCCCGGTCTGCCCCTTAACCCCTTCACGATAGATACATTTATTATCCCACATCAAGCTATGCGCAATTTGATGAACATATCCCTTGTATCACGGAAGTTCCGAGACCTAGCACAGCCATTCTTGTTCCGTGATCTCGAGGATCTCAGTCTCGATGGCACACCGAGCCGGTTTATTCGCTTCTTAAAAGCTATCATCATGCGCCCACAGCTCAGGAAGTACGTACATTCTGTCACTTTGCACCCGATGGAGAGTGATTCGCTTGAGAAATTCGGGGAAAATCTACCCAGTCATGACATAGAATTTTTCACGCGTGCTCTTCAGGAGGAGGCGTTACTGTCGGACATGACTGTGGGATTTGCCAGCCTCTTGCTAGCTCTATTACTCACCAAGACCCCAAATTTGCGTATGCTCTCACTCTGTGGCACTGCGTTTTCCATGAGGCCACTTAACCCTCTGTTTGTCCGTGACCCGTCTTTCTTGTCCAACCTTGAAGAGCTTCACCTCGAGGGAGACCAACAAAACCCAGACTACAATATCGCAACATTTCATAGACTTTTTACCCGGCCACGTTTGAAGCTTCTCGCCTGTGACTCTGGACAGCTCGAGGGCAACGATATTCCTACCTCCTGGGCTCCCAACACGCTCGCAGTGGAGGAAATCCGCCTCACTAACTGCGACCTGAACTACAATAGCCTAAAGCGATTAATCCAGACATGCAAGAAACTGGtgcacttcatcttcctcggtTGGAGCATCGATAATGATCCGACAGATGTTTGGAGCAGCAGTCTGACTCTTCATTTTGACGAAGTCGATCTAATCGAAGCACTCCTACCACACCAGGACACCCTGGAATTTCTTGGTATAGAATTTTTTGACAGCCACGTCCCTAGTCGGCTTGAGTCGCTCGAGAAATTTCCGGGAGGGAAGATGCCTTCACTACGTGACTTCCCTGTTTTGAGTGAGCTCACAATCCAATTCAGTCTTCTTACGCCGCGCCCGGAATTTCCTTCCGCTTTGAAGCGACTGACTATTACGAACTGTACCACGTCTATCTGGGATATGACTCACTGTATCGCAAGCGACTGTAAAAGCGGACGTTATCCAGAGTTAGAACAAATCATAGTCCTGACGGTTGACATCACACAACTTATGGAACTGGACAAGCAGAATATTCCAGATGGTCAAACACCCGAGGAATGCCTCTTGAGTCTCCGAAATTTGTTCAAGGGTACAAAAGTTGATTACCAAATCGAGCCCTACCCAAAGCGAGAGGATTTGTTTCCCATGCGTGGCTTTATGAATGACGGCTTTTCGGAGGATGACTTCTCAGAGGGGGAATCTGAGACAGAGGGCTCGGTTGACCATGACGACAGGGAGGATCAGTTAAACTAGTAGATGCGGGCCATTCAGGAACATGGCATAGAATACCCTATATGGGCGGCGGAACGAGGCTGGAGAGCGGCGATAGCGACATATGAAACGCCCCCCGTGAGCCTGTTGAGATAAGATTTATAGGCGCAATGGTTATCTCAGTGTCTCTTCATCTATGTTAGAAAGCAGACAATATGATTCGATTATCCCACAAGACTGACAAAAGTAAGACCAAGTTTTCCTTATCTGAATCGCCTAATTCGTCCTATCCAGCGGACGCACTCGGATATCCCCACTATTACCAATACTTCGCCGGAGTCTTTCCAATGCTTCCTGGCATATCTGCATCGCGAACCGAAGCTGAACATCTCGGCATCCCCCAAGGGAGAACCCATCAATCGACAAGTCAGGCATGATAGGTTCGATATCAGCCAAATGCTCGCCGCAACTCTGTAACTCCTGCAACGTGTCGAGCATACGAGAATATATGAGTTCAAGCCTTGTATAACAGCCCAAAGCCAAGAGCGCTGTGGACCTATCCTGGAAGAATTGCCTTTCACTTCCCCCGTTTTCCGCTACTAGCTTCTTTATTCTAGCGGTCAATGAGAGGATCTGGCCTATTTGGAGTTCAGCTACGCTGAAACTAGGTTTCTTTGTAGTGGAGGCATCGCCACTGGAATCGCTTGTTGTATCGAGCGTTGTATGTGATTGTGCTGTGTTCTGATCCTTAGCAGAACTTGCGTGAAGTGGGTGCTGGAATAATGCTATATTAAGCTCACATAGCTCCCTGAGACACTGGAGATGCTCTTCTGGACTATGTGACGTGGTATCACCCGGAGGCACAGAGTTGGACTGTGACACATGAGTTTGACTGGCTGGTACTTCAGACGTCGCCAAAACCCCAGTGCTGGAACCCTCTACATCAAAGCCAGCTATGCCATAATTCGGCGTAAACACACCCCCGAAGCTCGATTCAGGAAGACTGTTATCAGTCAGTATACAAAGTGCAACCGTGAAAGTAACATCCTCACATGTTCAAAAATTCCAAAAGATCCGGCTGCGGCGAAGCAATCGACAGATTATTTGTCGTAGTCAAGGACGGTACAGAATCCAAGATATTCCAAGAGCTACTGCTACCTAACGGACTTGTTTCCTCTATCGGTTGCGTTGTCATGTCCTCTTGCGTCTCATAAGCCACATAGCTACTACCGCGTACATTAGGCGGGCGACCCATGGGCTTTGGACGTGGAACTGTACAGATAGCTTTTGCACGGACACACCGGCGACATTGCTCGGGACTATGCCATATGCAACGTAGCTTTTGGCCTCGACACCGATCGCAGGCGGATTTTGGTTTCTTGTTTTTTGTGATCTTGTCGCTGGGTGTTGAGGCTGTGGGTTGTCTTCGGGGCTGTGGGGTAGgatgcaccatcttcatctaGATAATTGGTGACGGTGTTTCAAGGTACaatatggaagagaaagtaagAGGTAAAAGTGCGATTGCTAGGTCAGTACTCTGGGGGCGGAATATGTACAGCGGTCTTATAGGTAGCTAATTAATAGGCGCTTTTTGGATTACAAATGATCGCTAATCGTCTTCTTGGCTCAATAGAGCCTAATTTATGCCAATTTCTGTGGTTTGGAGGCCGTTTATTCTGTGGAATTTGACAATAAACGCGAAAACGCAAATTGATGTAGTTTTGTATGAAAAGCAATATACCATGAGATACATATTGACTCAGTACCGCTGTCTTGCTATGCTGCTTCcacagcttctccttccactAGCTTCCGTCCATATACAACAACCCTACAAGTCAGTTTAGCCCTATCCTCGCATCTTCCTGATTGCAGCTACACGTACATTTCCTGATACGCATGGATCGACGGATCTCTCAGAGTACCTCTCATCCTCTCAAGATACACTTCCACTTCATCACGTATCCACTAACCAATTAGCATACTGACTCAATCGCAAGTAGTCCAGGACTCATATACACCCAAAATTGTCGTAAACAACATCATCGCATAACCCCCAATAGCCTCCTCAGCATAGACACGGTTCAGCTTCCCCAGAAGCTTGAAATGGGGATCTTTCGGCCATGGCCCAATAGGACACTTATATCGACATTCCACGACATCGACAAACCCAGCTTTCTTGATTCGATCCTTTGCTTCGTCTACAATCCGGAAGGTTTTCCCTTATGCATCGCCAGCCTTGAGGAAGTGCTGCGCCCATTCGTTATGCATAGACCCATTCGTAGTTCCGTCGTCAGATTTACCTTGGACGGATTGTTCGAGTTGTTCAATATATTCGCCTGGTTTAATGTGTCTAGTTTCGTTAGCAATTATCCTTCTACGTAAATGACGGCGAATCGCATCGTACTTGTAGGCCTTTCTGTAGAACTCATCCCAGTCAGACACACAGCCACAAAGACCACGTACATGCACGAAGTCGAAAGTATCGTTCTTATATAGCCAAGGGTCACAGCAGTCATCTACCTCAAACTGCACATTTGGTGGGGTAAACGATGGCTGGATGGGCGATAAGTCTGTTCCGATCACTTTGGCTGAAGGGTGCATGTCACCGAATTCGATCGCCCATAGACCTGTTCCCGTCCCAACGTCCAGgacattctttttctatcAGCGCCTCCTTTCACTCATGCACATGGGTGGAGGCAGCTCACTTGAGGTTTATCGGCGATAGGAGCAAGGTATAATCTACCGCTTAGAAGCAGGCGGTAAACCTCATGTCTATGAAGATTAGCCCGTGTATGTGTAAGCTGCGAAAAGAATATACCCGATTTGCATGCTCTCCTGGGCTTTATCATCATTTGGACCCCTGGCTATGTCAGCATTCGGTTACAGGATCACAAACCAGTCACTAGTCGTACCAATAAGCACCTGCATGATAGGCGTGGTAACGGCGGCCATTCTCGTAGTAGTAATTGGTGATACTACTGCGGAGCGAGGTGAGTTCACTGATATAATTAGCTTTTACTGTTTTCGCCATTTATTTGGTGGACGCACGACTGGGAATCTTCTAATCCTGATTCGCTGGGGCCCGTGTCCTAAGTGAAATTACCAGTGAGATGTAACTAATAACAGGTATTGCTTCGTAGGGCGCTCACAACAGTGATAAAGTTTTCATCTTCAGTATCGACTTCCAAAGGAACGTGGTGGTTGGCCATGAGGACTTGTGTGCAGGCAATGGTTTAACGACGAAAGTACCAGGTGGGAAGTGAAGGAACCGAAGGGAAAAAGCAGGACAAGATTCTATAACGTTGGAGCACACTGATCGTGGGAAAAACCGTTAGTAGTGGGTTAGAGTTGACCGTGGATACAACGGAGAGTAGCATCCAATGACACATGCTGGAGTTTATCAGTCCACGCAGTAAGGGTTTAGTTTAGCAGTTTTTAGTCGTGATAAGGAAcggttgatattgattctGGTaccttttccctccttctctttcctttcgtgGTGTGAAATACTGATTTATAGACAGGGATCGGAGGGACTTCGATCAACGCGTTCACTAGCAGGTTGACCCACAGCTATAAGCCAAAAGTACGACTTCGTCGTACATGATATTTTATCATTACGAACAAGGGTGCCATTACGACTCATATCACAAGTAGGTAAAAGCTCCATTCGTGTAAGTTATATCAATCACGACCAGCCATATTTCCTCTGCACATACATATCCCAGGCTCTCCATCCAGAACCTACTCACTGTTTATTCTGAACCTGTTCATCTAGTGGTCTCTCTTTATGATATAATCCAACCCTCGAGTTGAACACTGCAGAGCATCGTTAGCAGGGAATCCGAGAGACTGGCGTCAAGGAGACACTGAccttcttccatttcctccaaggatTTACCTGTTGTTTCTTTGATGAACAGCCAGGCATATACCACGAGGATCCAGTTGAAGATGCaaaacatcaaaaacatGCCCCAACCCATACTATCGAGGGCATGTGGCGTTGCTTGTGAAAACACAAAATTGAACAACCATTGAGTTGCGGTACCGACCGCAATACCGACCTCACGGATCCTAGTAGGGAAGATCTCGCTCATATATAGCCAAGGTACCGGACCCCAGGACATATTATAACACATGGCCTCGAAGTATACCATCAGGATAGATGCAATGCCAGCAGAGCTGATGGTGGTGGCATCTGGGTCTGGGGGAAATAACTTCGCCAGGATCCCCACGATCAGCATCAGTGAGCCCATGAGGAAGGCGCCGATGATAAGTGACCACCGTCGGCCAATGCGCTCGAcgagaaacaaaaggaagaaccAGCAGGAGATTACTTTTGCAACTCCGAAGAAACCGCTTATAAATAAACTATTGTCGCCAGCGCCGACCGCCTGGAAAATTTGAGGAGCATCTGTACGTGGTTAGCTAACTATGCAAGCTTCTGGAGTTACAATGGTGCTAACAGTATGCCAGGGAAGTATTTCCCGTTATCTGAACTCCTGTTTATTGTTAGTGTCCGTAGTTGATCGTGTATTAACATGGTGACCAAAATACGTACCTATCTGAATGGTGACCGCAATACACATTCGATGTAGGTTTCCCGGCACTCGCAgtatttctttccatgtcaCGCCCTCTGTCGCCAGGTTTTCAGCTTCTATACCGTCTAAGATTTCTGCCATCCTGCGCGGGATTAGTACCATAATTCTGTTCATCCTTCAAATAATGACTCACTCTGCCCGGACTTCTTCAgtctcctcccctcctcgAATCCACACCAATGATCGCATAGCCTCATCGTGCCGTCCCTTCTTGGCCAGCCAACGCACACTTTCCTTCAAAAATAGCATCCCAAGTCCTAGGACCCCACCTGGCACTAA
Proteins encoded in this window:
- a CDS encoding alpha/beta hydrolase (predicted protein), whose amino-acid sequence is MSQYQFLSLATKPNAQLCYSFQPAVGTVDHVLVVFVNGLGLPQTSWEGVIARLQAQPPAPGLPAMLTYDRYGQGQTTDRDPGDITAEDPMHGHDTLTVVRDLHQLLTQIASEKMGISDLSRLPLVLVSNSIGGALARLYAQEYPGTVAGLLFLDSVLANSDFVSIYPDPDAPGFDPTSLPEGVTVDSIRAARAYMQRVFHPSNGSREGLSRKNLAQLLPDSDGPKLQGPDGRGPWVTVVGHEFEAFKVEFEQMSGALPRLTEVYMNPYWHRFNQGLAKLTEPDRSKGPLLAPGAGHFVQRDNPEFVFNELRGILDRVL
- a CDS encoding uncharacterized protein (predicted protein), with product MVQIQDLPIEVLSRCLSFIKWPGLPLNPFTIDTFIIPHQAMRNLMNISLVSRKFRDLAQPFLFRDLEDLSLDGTPSRFIRFLKAIIMRPQLRKYVHSVTLHPMESDSLEKFGENLPSHDIEFFTRALQEEALLSDMTVGFASLLLALLLTKTPNLRMLSLCGTAFSMRPLNPLFVRDPSFLSNLEELHLEGDQQNPDYNIATFHRLFTRPRLKLLACDSGQLEGNDIPTSWAPNTLAVEEIRLTNCDLNYNSLKRLIQTCKKLVHFIFLGWSIDNDPTDVWSSSLTLHFDEVDLIEALLPHQDTLEFLGIEFFDSHVPSRLESLEKFPGGKMPSLRDFPVLSELTIQFSLLTPRPEFPSALKRLTITNCTTSIWDMTHCIASDCKSGRYPELEQIIVLTVDITQLMELDKQNIPDGQTPEECLLSLRNLFKGTKVDYQIEPYPKREDLFPMRGFMNDGFSEDDFSEGESETEGSVDHDDREDQLN
- a CDS encoding sugar porter family MFS transporter (predicted transporter (major facilitator superfamily)); its protein translation is MGKNLGFVRAYYTVALACTGSFLFAYDTGIIGGVLTLKSFQNSFRYTEKQKSTINSNSNSLLQAGAFFACFFVWPFTAKYGRRWSIALASFIFCIGAIIQVIPTHSVAAFYVARVISGIGVGMATVIVPMYTSEMAPKSIRGKLGSFFQGFFVLGVFFSYWIDYAVEKHIPETSDSQWQIPIGLQLVPGGVLGLGMLFLKESVRWLAKKGRHDEAMRSLVWIRGGEETEEVRAEMAEILDGIEAENLATEGVTWKEILRVPGNLHRMCIAVTIQIGVQITGNTSLAYYAPQIFQAVGAGDNSLFISGFFGVAKVISCWFFLLFLVERIGRRWSLIIGAFLMGSLMLIVGILAKLFPPDPDATTISSAGIASILMVYFEAMCYNMSWGPVPWLYMSEIFPTRIREVGIAVGTATQWLFNFVFSQATPHALDSMGWGMFLMFCIFNWILVVYAWLFIKETTGKSLEEMEEVFNSRVGLYHKERPLDEQVQNKHSTERPTSTMRFAVIYVEG